A region of Drosophila mauritiana strain mau12 chromosome 3L, ASM438214v1, whole genome shotgun sequence DNA encodes the following proteins:
- the LOC117140237 gene encoding GTP-binding nuclear protein Ran-like, with amino-acid sequence MQSQEEVKATFKLILIGDGESGKTTFVKRHLTGEFNVQHNATLGVEVNHLLFHTNRGVFRFDVWDTAGHEMFDGLRDGYFIRSQCAIIMFDTAKANTYNNVNRWHRDLVGVCGDIPIVICGNKVDIMPKKSWKTWINFDHKSTLYHIEMSAKTNYNVEKPFVYLLKKLVGDPSLKLVQSPAIQPPKVVFTDEMSRQVERLLDEATSYTLPPTYDFDL; translated from the coding sequence ATGCAATCTCAAGAGGAAGTGAAGGCCACTTTCAAGCTGATTCTAATCGGAGACGGGGAAAGTGGGAAAACAACATTTGTCAAGCGACATCTGACCGGCGAGTTCAATGTGCAACACAATGCGACCTTGGGTGTGGAGGTCAACCATTTACTTTTTCACACCAACAGAGGAGTTTTCCGCTTCGATGTTTGGGACACTGCCGGTCACGAGATGTTCGATGGCCTGCGCGATGGCTACTTCATCCGATCACAATGTGCCATAATAATGTTCGATACGGCCAAGGCGAATACCTATAATAATGTGAATAGGTGGCACCGCGACTTGGTGGGAGTATGCGGCGACATACCGATTGTCATTTGTGGCAACAAGGTGGATATCATGCCTAAAAAGTCTTGGAAAACATGGATTAACTTTGATCACAAGTCAACCCTTTACCACATTGAAATGTCCGCAAAGACGAACTATAACGTTGAGAAGCCATTCGTCTATCTGTTGAAAAAATTGGTCGGTGATCCCAGCTTGAAGTTAGTCCAGAGCCCCGCTATACAGCCCCCAAAAGTTGTTTTTACCGACGAGATGAGTCGTCAAGTGGAACGCTTGTTAGATGAGGCCACATCCTATACTCTGCCCCCTACTTACGATTTTGATCTGTAA